A window of Diabrotica virgifera virgifera chromosome 9, PGI_DIABVI_V3a contains these coding sequences:
- the LOC126892291 gene encoding gastrula zinc finger protein XlCGF57.1-like isoform X2, whose translation MMVSFSCKDMKTDADSLLTNHDRSDSTNVNTGGQRFICIICKKPLSNNYRLKLHMRIHTEEKSFECETCTKQFSRKDHLKTHMTVHSYQKPFGCEICTKQFSRKGDLKTHITVHSDQRPFECQICIKKFSTKQILKSHMSRHTGEKRFECGICSKKFSRKSDLKAYNIKVHTDEKPFGCEICTKQFSIKHDLKRHMRVHTGEKPFECGICSKKISTKSDLKAHIIKVHTDEKPFGCEICTKQFSMKRGLKRHMRVHTGEKQFECGICSKKFLTKSNLKVHIKVHTNEKPFGCEICTKQFSMKRDLKRHMGVHTGEKPFKCEICTKQFSRKDRLKAHVTVHSDQKLFECEICTKQYSTNNNLKWHMTRHTGENPFECAICTKKCSTKGNLKAHIMAVHTDEKPFECELCTKQFPTKLTLKSHMTRHTGEKRFECGICTKKFLTKSDLKVHIIKVHTDEKPFGCEICTKQFSMKHDLNRHLRVHTGEKPFECEICTKKFPRMRNLKTHMAMHTNEKPFGCEICIKQFSSRQVLKSHMRVHTGEKPFDCEMCSKQFPTKQHLRLHIRVHTGEKPHGCEICTRQFSTTNHLKAHMRVHTGERPVECEICTKRLSTKQVLKLHMRVHTGEKPFECEICSKQFSIENNLKRHMAVHTGCTG comes from the coding sequence GTTTCTCTTGCAAAGATATGAAAACTGATGCCGATAGCCTATTAACAAATCATGATAGAAGTGACAGTACCAATGTGAACACTGGAGGACAACGTTTTATATGTATCATTTGTAAGAAACCTTTGTCGAACAATTATCGTTTAAAACTACATATGAGGATACACACTGAGGAAAAATCATTTGAATGTGAAacttgcaccaaacagttttcaagaaaGGATCATTTAAAAACACATATGACAGTGCATTCTTATCAAAAACCATTTGGATGTGagatttgcaccaaacagttttcaagaaaGGGTGATTTAAAAACGCATATAACAGTGCATTCTGATCAAAGACCATTTGAATGTCAAATTTGCATCAAAAAGTTTTCAacgaaacaaattttaaaatcgcatatgtcaaggcatactggtgaaaaacgaTTTGAATGTGGAATTtgcagcaaaaaattttcaagaAAGAGTGATTTAAAAGCATATAATATTAAAGTGCACACTGATGAAAAACCATTTGgttgtgaaatttgcaccaaacagttttcaataAAACACGATTTGAAAaggcatatgagagtgcatactggtgaaaaaccatttgaatgtggaATTTgcagcaaaaaaatttcaacaaaaaGTGATTTAAAAGCACATATTATTAAAGTCCACACTGATGAAAAGCCATTTGgttgtgaaatttgcaccaaacagttttcaatgaAACGCGGTTTAAAAaggcatatgagagtgcatactggtgaaaaacaaTTTGAATGTGGAATTTGcagcaaaaaatttttaacaaagagTAATTTAAAAGTACATATTAAAGTGCACACTAATGAAAAACCATTTGgttgtgaaatttgcaccaaacagttttcaatgaAACGCGATTTAAAAAGGCATATgggagtgcatactggtgaaaaaccatttaaatgtgaaatttgcaccaaacaattTTCAAGAAAGGACCGTTTAAAAGCACATGTGACAGTGCATTCTGATCAAAAActatttgaatgtgaaatttgcaccaaacagtatTCAACAAACAATAATTTAAAATGGCATATGACAAGGCATACTGGTGAAAACCCATTTGAATGTGCCATTTGCACCAAAAAATGTTCAACGAAGGGTAATTTAAAAGCACATATTATGGCAGTGCATACtgatgaaaaaccatttgaatgtgaactATGCACCAAACAGTTTCCAACAAAGCTTACTTTAAAATCGCATATGACAaggcatactggtgaaaaacgaTTTGAATGTGGAATTTGcaccaaaaaatttttaacaaagagTGATTTAAAAGTACATATTATTAAGGTGCACACTGATGAAAAACCATTTGgttgtgaaatttgcaccaaacagttttcaatgaAACACGATTTAAATaggcatttgagagtgcatactggcgaaaaaccatttgaatgtgaaatttgcaccaaaaaaTTTCCAAGGATGCGTAATTTAAAAACGCATATGGCAATGCATACTAATGAAAAACCATTTGGATGTGAAATCTGCATCAAACAGTTTTCATCGAGACAAGTTTTAAAatcgcatatgagagtgcatactggcgAAAAACCATTTGATTGTGAAATGTGCTCCAAACAATTTCCAACAAAACAACATTTGCGATTACATAtcagagtgcatactggtgaaaaaccacatggatgtgaaatttgcaccagaCAGTTTTCAACAACGAATCATTTAAAAgcgcatatgagagtgcatactggtgaaagaCCGGTTGAATGCGAAATTTGCACCAAACGACTTTCAACGAAACAAGTTTTAAAATTGcatatgagagtgcacactggtgaaaaaccatttgaatgtgaaatttgctccAAACAGTTTTCAATAGAGAATAATTTAAAAAGACATATGGCAGTCCATACTGGGTGCACAGGGTAA
- the LOC126892291 gene encoding zinc finger protein 271-like isoform X1, producing the protein MFNQSEVKQEDRETTCKTEIDNEVDEFPEDTFKIEIKDEPIRESSKDTFDYLAVKKCPIKAEIEQDDGFSCKDMKTDADSLLTNHDRSDSTNVNTGGQRFICIICKKPLSNNYRLKLHMRIHTEEKSFECETCTKQFSRKDHLKTHMTVHSYQKPFGCEICTKQFSRKGDLKTHITVHSDQRPFECQICIKKFSTKQILKSHMSRHTGEKRFECGICSKKFSRKSDLKAYNIKVHTDEKPFGCEICTKQFSIKHDLKRHMRVHTGEKPFECGICSKKISTKSDLKAHIIKVHTDEKPFGCEICTKQFSMKRGLKRHMRVHTGEKQFECGICSKKFLTKSNLKVHIKVHTNEKPFGCEICTKQFSMKRDLKRHMGVHTGEKPFKCEICTKQFSRKDRLKAHVTVHSDQKLFECEICTKQYSTNNNLKWHMTRHTGENPFECAICTKKCSTKGNLKAHIMAVHTDEKPFECELCTKQFPTKLTLKSHMTRHTGEKRFECGICTKKFLTKSDLKVHIIKVHTDEKPFGCEICTKQFSMKHDLNRHLRVHTGEKPFECEICTKKFPRMRNLKTHMAMHTNEKPFGCEICIKQFSSRQVLKSHMRVHTGEKPFDCEMCSKQFPTKQHLRLHIRVHTGEKPHGCEICTRQFSTTNHLKAHMRVHTGERPVECEICTKRLSTKQVLKLHMRVHTGEKPFECEICSKQFSIENNLKRHMAVHTGCTG; encoded by the coding sequence GTTTCTCTTGCAAAGATATGAAAACTGATGCCGATAGCCTATTAACAAATCATGATAGAAGTGACAGTACCAATGTGAACACTGGAGGACAACGTTTTATATGTATCATTTGTAAGAAACCTTTGTCGAACAATTATCGTTTAAAACTACATATGAGGATACACACTGAGGAAAAATCATTTGAATGTGAAacttgcaccaaacagttttcaagaaaGGATCATTTAAAAACACATATGACAGTGCATTCTTATCAAAAACCATTTGGATGTGagatttgcaccaaacagttttcaagaaaGGGTGATTTAAAAACGCATATAACAGTGCATTCTGATCAAAGACCATTTGAATGTCAAATTTGCATCAAAAAGTTTTCAacgaaacaaattttaaaatcgcatatgtcaaggcatactggtgaaaaacgaTTTGAATGTGGAATTtgcagcaaaaaattttcaagaAAGAGTGATTTAAAAGCATATAATATTAAAGTGCACACTGATGAAAAACCATTTGgttgtgaaatttgcaccaaacagttttcaataAAACACGATTTGAAAaggcatatgagagtgcatactggtgaaaaaccatttgaatgtggaATTTgcagcaaaaaaatttcaacaaaaaGTGATTTAAAAGCACATATTATTAAAGTCCACACTGATGAAAAGCCATTTGgttgtgaaatttgcaccaaacagttttcaatgaAACGCGGTTTAAAAaggcatatgagagtgcatactggtgaaaaacaaTTTGAATGTGGAATTTGcagcaaaaaatttttaacaaagagTAATTTAAAAGTACATATTAAAGTGCACACTAATGAAAAACCATTTGgttgtgaaatttgcaccaaacagttttcaatgaAACGCGATTTAAAAAGGCATATgggagtgcatactggtgaaaaaccatttaaatgtgaaatttgcaccaaacaattTTCAAGAAAGGACCGTTTAAAAGCACATGTGACAGTGCATTCTGATCAAAAActatttgaatgtgaaatttgcaccaaacagtatTCAACAAACAATAATTTAAAATGGCATATGACAAGGCATACTGGTGAAAACCCATTTGAATGTGCCATTTGCACCAAAAAATGTTCAACGAAGGGTAATTTAAAAGCACATATTATGGCAGTGCATACtgatgaaaaaccatttgaatgtgaactATGCACCAAACAGTTTCCAACAAAGCTTACTTTAAAATCGCATATGACAaggcatactggtgaaaaacgaTTTGAATGTGGAATTTGcaccaaaaaatttttaacaaagagTGATTTAAAAGTACATATTATTAAGGTGCACACTGATGAAAAACCATTTGgttgtgaaatttgcaccaaacagttttcaatgaAACACGATTTAAATaggcatttgagagtgcatactggcgaaaaaccatttgaatgtgaaatttgcaccaaaaaaTTTCCAAGGATGCGTAATTTAAAAACGCATATGGCAATGCATACTAATGAAAAACCATTTGGATGTGAAATCTGCATCAAACAGTTTTCATCGAGACAAGTTTTAAAatcgcatatgagagtgcatactggcgAAAAACCATTTGATTGTGAAATGTGCTCCAAACAATTTCCAACAAAACAACATTTGCGATTACATAtcagagtgcatactggtgaaaaaccacatggatgtgaaatttgcaccagaCAGTTTTCAACAACGAATCATTTAAAAgcgcatatgagagtgcatactggtgaaagaCCGGTTGAATGCGAAATTTGCACCAAACGACTTTCAACGAAACAAGTTTTAAAATTGcatatgagagtgcacactggtgaaaaaccatttgaatgtgaaatttgctccAAACAGTTTTCAATAGAGAATAATTTAAAAAGACATATGGCAGTCCATACTGGGTGCACAGGGTAA